Proteins encoded by one window of Salvia splendens isolate huo1 chromosome 7, SspV2, whole genome shotgun sequence:
- the LOC121740890 gene encoding putative lipid-binding protein AIR1: MGSKNTTPFALFLVLNLLFFTLSSATTPPKLTEDTCPIDTLKLGVCANLLSGLLGLVIGTPPVTPCCSLIDGLVDLEAAVCLCTALKVDILGIHLNLPISLSLLLNACSKKVPSGFQCA; this comes from the coding sequence ATGGGTTCCAAGAATACAACACCCTTTGCCCTTTTCCTAGTGTTAAACCTTTTATTTTTCACTCTTTCTAGTGCCACTACACCACCTAAGCTGACCGAGGATACTTGCCCTATCGATACCCTAAAGCTTGGTGTTTGTGCTAATTTGCTTAGTGGATTACTTGGTCTTGTAATCGGAACTCCCCCAGTAACTCCATGTTGCTCCCTCATCGACGGGCTGGTCGATCTTGAGGCGGCCGTGTGCCTCTGCACCGCCCTCAAGGTCGACATTTTGGGCATCCACCTCAATCTTCCCATTTCTCTTAGTTTGCTTCTCAATGCTTGCTCCAAGAAGGTTCCATCAGGCTTCCAATGTGCTTAA